In Zingiber officinale cultivar Zhangliang chromosome 6A, Zo_v1.1, whole genome shotgun sequence, a single genomic region encodes these proteins:
- the LOC121997690 gene encoding deoxymugineic acid synthase 1-like, which translates to MAIHEVPLSSGPKAMPCIAMGTAAFPWPSTFDDTRDAILQAIKIGYRHFDTASVYSSEWPLGEAVAEALRLGFIASRDELFITSKLWIRDAHSHLVLPALQKSLRSLQLEYLDLYLIHFPISAKPEGPPLPILEDELMPLDISSVWAAMEECQTMGLTKSIGVSNFSIKKIEKLLSTATIPPVANQVEVNPLFQQKKLREFCKAKGIQLCAYSPLGARGTAWGQDWVMECEILQQIAKAKGKTLPQICLRWVYEQGDCVIVKSFNEKRLMENLDILDWELNEEERESISRIPQRRGNQSTFIVSENGPYKSIEELWDDEI; encoded by the exons ATGGCGATCCATGAGGTGCCCCTGAGCTCTGGCCCCAAGGCTATGCCCTGCATCGCTATGGGCACCGCGGCCTTCCCTTGGCCGTCGACCTTCGACGACACTCGGGACGCCATACTCCAAGCCATCAAGATCGGCTACCGTCACTTCGACACCGCCTCAGTCTACTCTTCGGAGTGGCCGCTAGGCGAGGCCGTAGCGGAAGCGCTCCGATTGGGGTTCATCGCCTCCCGGGACGAGCTCTTCATCACTTCCAAGCTCTGGATCCGGGACGCCCACAGCCATCTCGTGCTTCCTGCCTTGCAAAAGTCACTCAG GAGCCTTCAGTTGGAGTACCTTGATCTCTATCTCATTCACTTCCCCATTAGCGCTAAACCGGAAGGCCCTCCCTTACCAATTTTAGAGGATGAACTAATGCCCCTAGATATAAGTTCCGTATGGGCAGCCATGGAGGAGTGCCAAACGATGGGGCTTACCAAATCCATTGGAGTCAGCAACTTCTCCATCAAAAAGATTGAGAAACTGCTCTCTACTGCCACAATTCCACCTGTGGCCAACCAG GTGGAGGTGAACCCTCTTTTCCAACAAAAGAAGCTGAGGGAGTTTTGCAAAGCTAAAGGCATTCAACTCTGTGCTTACTCACCGTTGGGAGCTAGAGGAACAGCCTGGGGTCAAGATTGGGTTATGGAGTGTGAGATTCTGCAACAAATAGCCAAAGCTAAAGGAAAGACTCTTCCTCAG ATATGTTTGAGATGGGTTTACGAGCAAGGAGACTGTGTGATAGTGAAAAGCTTCAATGAGAAAAGATTGATGGAGAATTTGGACATACTGGACTGggagttgaatgaagaagagagggagagcatCAGTAGGATTCCTCAGCGCAGAGGAAATCAATCTACGTTCATAGTCTCAGAGAATGGACCCTATAAGTCTATCGAAGAGTTATGGGATGATGAAATATGA